One genomic window of Streptobacillus ratti includes the following:
- a CDS encoding aldo/keto reductase produces the protein MNIGKLGFGVYKITDEEKMEVALQTAIDAGYRLIDTATYYRNEAFIGNFLKTCKLKNELVITTKIWPSDMSYDDTLKSFENSHKLLDGKIDILLAHWPHPEKFIESYKAMERLKNEGAVKEIGVCNFKIHHLEKLKQHCSVKPFFNQVELHPKFSQPELRSYLKKEEIQVEAWMPIAKAKYLDDKILLNIASKYNVTSSQVILNWHIQRGIYAIPKSETPSRIIENFNSQNFTLDDEDLKLIDMMNEGVRFSLDPDDFPYDKK, from the coding sequence ATGAATATAGGTAAATTAGGATTTGGTGTATATAAGATTACTGATGAAGAAAAAATGGAAGTTGCACTTCAGACTGCAATAGATGCTGGTTATAGATTGATAGACACTGCTACATATTATAGGAATGAAGCTTTTATAGGGAATTTTTTAAAGACTTGTAAATTGAAAAATGAATTAGTAATTACTACTAAAATTTGGCCTAGCGATATGAGTTATGATGATACTTTAAAATCTTTTGAAAACAGCCATAAGCTACTTGATGGTAAAATAGATATTTTATTAGCACATTGGCCACACCCAGAAAAATTTATAGAATCATATAAGGCGATGGAAAGATTAAAAAATGAGGGTGCTGTAAAAGAAATAGGTGTATGTAACTTTAAAATACATCATTTAGAAAAACTTAAACAACATTGTTCTGTTAAACCATTTTTTAATCAAGTAGAATTACACCCTAAATTTTCTCAACCTGAACTTAGATCATATTTGAAAAAAGAAGAAATACAAGTGGAAGCATGGATGCCTATAGCAAAAGCTAAATATTTAGATGATAAAATCTTATTAAATATTGCTAGTAAATATAATGTTACTTCATCACAAGTAATATTAAATTGGCATATACAAAGAGGTATTTATGCTATACCTAAATCAGAAACACCATCAAGAATAATAGAGAATTTTAATTCTCAAAATTTCACTTTAGATGATGAAGATTTAAAACTTATAGATATGATGAATGAGGGAGTTAGATTTAGTTTAGATCCTGATGATTTCCCTTATGATAAAAAATAA